The Allostreptomyces psammosilenae sequence GCAGCAGCGTCTTGTCGCTCTGCACGATGAGCGGTCCGTCGGTCACGTCGCCATCCTCTCCGCTGTCCGGGAACGGCCCACCGTGGGAACGCGAGCCCGTGGCGCGCGTGACTCGTGAGGCGGGCGGTCTGGCTGTGGCCCGTGCGGGGGCCAAACACCCAGTGTCGCGCATCGGCGAAGGTTGGGTGGCCCGAACGGGTGACGGCGGTGGTTCACGGCCGGACACCACTGCCACACTGGCGTCGACGGCTTCGACGGAGGCAGGTGAGCGGTGTGAGTGCGGTCGAGGACCACGCGGGTGCCTGGACGATAGAGGACGTCCTGGCGCTGGAGGACGACGGCAAGCACCGGTTCGAACTGTGGGGGGACGCGCTCGTGATGTCACCGGCGGCGGGCTTCAAGCATCAGCGGGCGTCGCGTCGCCTGGCCAATCTCCTGGAGGCCGCCGCCGAGGCCGCCGGCGCGCCGGTGGAGGTGCTGGAGGCGGTGAACGTGGTGCTGCCGAGCGGGATGTGCGTGCCGGACATCGCGGTCGTCGAGAACGCGGCCGCCGCCACGGACCCGGTGACCGTGGACGCCGAGGCGGTGTGGCTGGTCGTCGAGATCGTCTCGCCTTCGCCGGCGGGCCGGCGGATCGACCGTATGGTCAAGCCGCTGCTCTACGCGGAGGGCGTCATCCCCGGCTACTGGCGGCTGGAACTCCAACCCGTGCCCGAGCTGGTGGTGGCCGAGTGGCAGGACGGCCGGTACGTCGAGCGTCTGGTCGCCGAGCCGAACCGGACCACGCTGATCGAGAAGCCGTTCCCGGTCTCGGTGGATCCGATGGACCTGGTGCGCCCGGCGCGGGGCTGAGCGACGCCCGTGCCCTCGCGGGGCCGAGGTATCGCGGACCGGAGTTGACCTAAAGGCGGCCTAGCGTTCCTCGTGTCGGACCAACCGAGGAAGGGGCATCCCATGGCCACCACCAGCGCTGCCGCGAACACCACCCCCGAGAGCACCCCCGTCGTCCTGGCGGACGAGCGCACCCAGCTCCTGGGCATCCTGGCCGAGCAGCGCGACACGCTGCTGATCACCGTGCGCGGCCTCGACGACGAGCGGGCGGCGCGGCGCACCACCGTGAGCGAACTGACCCTCGGTGGTCTGATCAAGCACGTCGCCCGCACCGAGGCGTTCTGGGTGCGGCTGATGCGCGAGCGCGACGGCCTGCTGCTGCCGGGCGACCTCGACGAGGAGCGGATGCGCCTGTCGGACGGGGAGACGCTGGACGGCATGCTGGCGGAGTACGCGGCCGTCGCCGAGGCCACCGAGGCGGCCGTCGCGGCGCTGCCCGACCTCGACGTGGCCGTCCCGCTGCCGGACTTCCCGTGGGCCCCCAGCGACGAGCCGGTGTACTGGTCGGCGCGCCGGGTGCTGCTGCACCTGCTGCGGGAGACCGCGCACCACTGCGGCCACGCCGACATCATCCGGGAGTCGCTGGACGGCGCCAACACCACCATGCAGATGGCCGGCTGAGCACACGGCCGGCTGATCCGTGCGGCGCCCGCCCGGCCTCGGCCCCGGCCTCAGCCGAGGATGCCGCGCTGGTAGGCGGCGGCGACGGCCGCGGCCCGGTCGTTCACGCCCAGCTTGGCGTACAGGTGGGTGAGGTGGGTCTTCACGGTGGCCTCGCTGACGAACAGGGCCGCGGCGATCTCCCGGTTGGTGGTGCCCCTGGCCACCAGGGCGAGGACCTCGAACTCGCGCGAGCTGAGCGGCCGGCCCTCCGCCGGGCCGGCCGCGCCGGGCGCGCGGACCCGGGAGACCAGCCGGGAGGCCACGGCCGGGGAGAGCACGGTGCGGCCGGCCGCGGTGGCCCGGACCGCCGTGAACAGCTCGTCGCGCGGGGCGTCCTTGAGGAGGTAGCCGGTGGCGCCGGCCTCGATCGCCGGGAGGGTGTCGGAGTCGGTGTCGTAGGTGGTCAGCACCAGCACCCGGCAGCGCAGGCCGCGCCGGACCAGTTCGGTGATGGCGGCCACCCCGCCGCCGCCGGGCATGCGCAGGTCCATCAGCACCACGTCCGGGTCGAGGCGTTCGGCGAGCGCCACCGCCTCGGGGCCGCTGGACGCCTCGCCGAGCACCGAGAACCCCGGGGAGGCCGCGAACATGCCGCGCAGCCCGTCGCGCACCACCGGATGGTCGTCGACGAGGAGCAGCGTGATCGGGGTGGCGTCCCGCGCGGGAGCGGCGTCGGGAGCGGCGGCGTCGGCGTCATGCGTCATGGCGCACCAACGGTACGTGGGCGGAGACGGCCGTGCCGGCCCCGGGTTCCGACTCGATCAGCAGGCGGCCGGCCACCCGCTCGGCGCGGGCCCGCATGCCGCCCAGTCCGAAGCCGCCCGCGGTGGAGCGCGGCGGCCGGCCGTCCGGGTCGAAGCCGCGGCCGTCGTCGCGGACGTCCAGGGTCACCTGGTCGTCCAGGTAGCTCAGGGTCACGCCGACCCGTGCGGCGTCCGCGTGCTTGGCCACGTTGGTCAGCGCCTCCTCGGCGATGCGCAGCAGCGCCGCCTCGATCTCCTCGTGGAGCGGCTCCGCGGTGCCGGTGACGGTGAGCTCCGGGCGCGCCGCGGAGGTCGTCGACCACCGCGCCACCGCCCTGCGCAGCGCCTCCGGCAGCGTGTGGTGCTCCAGCGGCCCCGGCGCGAGGTTGTGCACCGAGCGGCGGGCCTCGCCCAGGCTGTGCCGGGCCAGCGCGGCGGCCCGCTCCACGTGGGCGCGCGCGGTGGACGGGTCACCGCTGTCGGCGGCGGCCTGCAACTGGGCGATGATGCCGGTCAGGCCCTGGGCCAGGGTGTCGTGGATCTCCGCGGCGAGACGGCGGCGCTCGTCGGCGATCCCGGCCTCCCGGGCCTGCACCAGCAACTGGGCCTGGAGCGCCTCGTTCTCCGCCAGCGCCTGCTCCAGGCGGGCGTTGGCGAGCTCCAGCGCCTCGATGGTGACCCGCTGCTCCCGTGCCTTCTCGGCCTCCTGGTCGCCGAACCGGTCGAGGACGATCGCCAGGCAGGACTGCAGGGCGAAGAGCGCCCCGAACAGCGCCCACTGAAGGAAGGCGCCCGTGGGCGGGCCCAGCACCCCGGACTGGGCGCCGGACATGGTGACGGCGACCGACAGCAGCCCGTACCGGCGCAGCGGGGCCGGGAGCTGGCGGCCGGCATCGAAGTAGCCCATCAGCGCGTAGACGCAGAAGAACGGGTTCGCCCAGCTCAGCGCCAGGGCGAGCACCGCGCGCCCGACGAAGTAGCAGGTGCGGGGGCGGGACGCCTGCGGGAGCGTGCGCAGCGGCCGGTCCCACGCCACCTGCCAGCCCAGGGCCACCACGGCGAGCACGGCCGCCGCGTACGCCTCCTCCCGGTTCATCAGGGTTCCCACCGCGGCGGTCGAGATCACGGCGCCGACCCCCAGCAGCGCGTAGGGGCCCCACCGGTAGAACCGTGCCCAGCCCGGGGCAACTGGTGATGCGTCGGTCATTCGTCCCTCCCCGCGTCGTACGCCGCCCCGCCCAACCCGCGCGCGACGCCTGGCTACTCCCAGCGGAACCAGCGCGCCGCCACCGCGGTCAGCCCCGCGGCCCACACGGCGAGCACGGCCAGCAGCGACCACGCCGGCCAGCCGCCGGTGGCGGCCTGGTCCAGGGCCTGGGTGGCCGCGCCGAACGGGGTGAGTTCCAGCACCCGGAGCAGGGGGTCGGGCAGCACCTGGATCGGCACGTACACCCCGGCCGCGAACATCGCCGGGAAGAAGACCATCATGCCGACCGCCGAGGCGACCCGCACCGTCCGGGAGAACGCCGTGATCACCGCGCCCATGGCCAGCACCGCCAGCACGGCGAGCGCCAGCGCCACGGCGTAGCCGAGCGGCTGCTCGGGCAGCGCGATCCCGAAGGCCAGCCGACCCACGGCCAGGACCAGCAGCGTGGAGAGCACGACGGCGACGGCGTGCAGGGCGATCTGGGCGGCCAGCAGGTCGGCGGGGCGCGCCGGCGTGGTGCGCATCCGGCGCAGGATGCCCTTCTCCCGGTAACCGGTCAGCACGGTGGGCTGGGTCTGCAGGCCGGCCGAGATCAGCCCGATCAGCACGGCGGTGGGGGCGTACAGGTCGATGACCCGGCGGCCGCCGATGTTCTCGTCGGCCTCCCGGAAGCCGGGCACCAGGCCGAGGGCGACGAGCAGCAGGGTGGGGAACGCCAGCACCCAGAAGAGGGTGGACGGTTCCCGGAGGAACAGCCGGGCCTCCGTCCGCAGGACGGCCACGGAGGTGGGGGTGAGCACGGGCATTGCGGATGTCTCCTGGGGTGGATGGACCGGGTGGGGCGGGTGGGCCGGGCCGGGTGGGCCCGGCGGCGTCACGGGGCCGGCACCTCGGGCTGCTCGGCGGGGTCGGACTGCTCGGTGAGGCCGGACTGCTCGGTGAGGCCGAGGAAGGCGTCGTCCAGGGTGGTGTCCACCACCCGCAGCTCCCTCGCGGTGATCCGGCTGCGGGCGAGCAGGGTGATCACGGCGTTCACCGTCTCGTCGGTGCCGTGGATGGTCAGGCGCCCGTCGCGCTCGGCCACGGACGTCGCACCGGGCAGCGCGGCCAGCTCCGCGTCGGGCAGGGGTTCGGAGGGCCGCAACGAGATCACCGTCGGGCTCGCCGAGCGGCTGATCAGGCCGTCCGGGGTGTCCAGCGCCACCACGCGGCCCCGGTCGATGACGGCGACCCGGTCGCACAGCCGCTGGGCCTCCGCCATGAAGTGGGTGACCAGGAGGATCGTCACCCCGGACGCCCGGATGTCCTCGACCATCTCCCAGGTGTCGCGGCGTGCCCGCGGGTCGAGCGCGGTGGTCAGCTCGTCGAACACCACGATCCGCGGGTTCCCGATCAGCGCCAGGGCGATGAACAGGCGCTGCTTCTGCCCACCGGACAGCTTGCCGAAGGGCTTCCCCAACAGCTCGCCGAGGCCGAGCCGGTCGGCGAGGGGCCGCCAGGCGGCCGGCTTCGGGTACAGGGCGGCGTACAGCTCCAGCGCCTCGCGGACGGTGAGCCTCGCCTGCAGCTCGCTCTCCTGCAACTGCACCCCGAGCAGCCGGGTCAGCTCGCGCCGGTCGCGTGCCGGGTCAAGCCCGGCCACCCGCACGGTTCCGGCGTCCGCTGTCCGCAGGCCCTCGACGCACTCGACGGTGGTGGTCTTCCCGGCGCCGTTGGGGCCGAGGATCCCGAAGATCTCCCCCTCCTCGACGGCGAAGGTCACGCCGTCGACGACGGCCTTCCCGCCGTAGGACTTCCGGAGCTCGTTGACTTCGACGATCGACATGCCTTCAGCCTGGCCGCGCAGCCCTCGGCCCGGTATCGGCCATCACGCTCGGACGGGCATCAGCCGATCGGCTGATGCCCGTCCACCACCCGTCCATCGCCCGGCCCGCTCCGGCGGCTGGTCCGGCCGGGCCGGGGCCCCGTGGCCGCTCGCGCCGGTGCGGTGGCCGGCCGTGCCGTCACCGGAAGCGGGCGACGTAGCGGCGCTGCCACGGGGTCTCGACGGCGCGCCGGGCGTAGTTCCGCCGGACGTACTCCACCGCCTGGTCGTTCGGTACCCCGTCCAGCACGGCGAGGCAGGCCAGGGCCGTGCCGGTCCGGCCGAAGCCGCCGCCGCAGGCCACCTCGACGCGCTCGCCGCCGGCGCGCGTCCACGCCTCGCGCAGGGTCTCGGCGGCTGCCGCGCGGTCGCTGGGCAGCCAGAAGTCCGGCCAGCGCAGCCAGCGGCTCTCCCAGCCGACGGCGGGCGGTTCCTGGCCCAGCAGGTACACGGCGAAGGTCGGCTCCGGCCCGTCCGGGAGCGGGTGGCGCAGCCCCCGCCCACGCACCAGCCGGCCCGATGGCAGTCGCAGCACGCCCCGCGCCGAGGGCTCCCAAATGGCGGTCATGGGCGCGAGCCTAGCCACCGGGCGCGGCCCCGCCCATGGGCCGGAGCGCTCCGGGCGGGGCCGTTCGCCCACGGCTGACCGGACCCCTGCGGGCGGTGGGTGGGCCGGCCGGCCGCGCGGTTCGGTCGCCGTCCCGCCGCGCGGTGGGTGGGCCTCCCGCGCGTGGTTCGGTCAGCCGTCGACCTCCGCGTCGGCCACGCCGGTGATCCGGTGCAGGGCGAAGGTGCGCACCGTGTCGCCCTGGTGGTCGTAGGCGGTGACGAAGCCGCCGGCGACCCGCAGCGGGGCGATCAGCCGGCGCCCCCCGCCGCCCTCGGTGTCCAGGTAGCCGATCCACACCTGCTCGCCGCCGAGCGCGGCCGCCTGGAGGGCCGCCAGCGTCTCGGCGGGCGTGCCGCGCGGCAGCTCCCCGGGCCGCAGCCGCGCCGCGCCGTTCCGGCTCCCGGCTCCGGCGCCGGAGCCCGCCCCGGAGCCGCCCAGGGCGGGGGCGGCGGCGCCGCGCTGCTGCGCCGACCCGCCCTCGCCGGCCCGGACGGCCCGCACCACGGCCCGCAGCAGCACCTCGTCCGGCGGCGCCGGGCTGTCCGGCACCGGCGCGGGCGGGGTGCGGGGCGGGGTGCGCCGGCGGTCCGGGCGGTTGATCACGACGTCCCCGGCGTCCGACTCGGCCGCCGGGGCGTAGCCCATCTCCCGCAACCGCTCCAGCACGACGTCCGGCGCGGCCGCCGCCGCCAGCACGGTCGGGGCCAGGCGGCGCAGGCCCAGGTGGAGGGCGCGGCGGTCCGTGACGATCTCGGCCAGCAGCGCCTCGTCGTCGCAGCGCAGGTAGGCCGAGGCGGCGCCGACGCGCAGCCGCCCGTGCCGGCGCGCCACGTCGTCGATCAGGTAGGCGAGCGGCTGCGGCAGCGGCGTGCGGGAGTGCTCGGCCAGGAAGTCGCGCAGCTCCGCCGCGGTGCGCCCGGCGTCCAGCGCGCGGCGCACCGACTCGGGGGTGAAGCGGTAGACGGTGGCGCCGCCCTTGGACTCGATGTCCGCGGCCAGCGCCATCGCCGCCGCCAGGTCGCCGCGCAGCGGGCCGGGGGCGATGGCCGTCAGGTCCGCCTGGAGCAGCACGTGATCGAGCGGTTCGGGGAGCAGCGGGGCCAGCAGGCGGGCCGCGGTGGCCGCCCGCCGGACGGTGTCGGCCCGCTCGTGGGCGCCGGCCAGGTCGGCGATCCGGGCGACGGCCGCGTTCTCGGCCCCTTCGCCGCCCTCGGCCGCGTCCCCGGCCGCCGCCTCCGCCACCAGCCGGGACAGCTCGGCCAGCACAGTCGACTCGCCGGCGCCCTCGGCCTGCGGGCCTTCCGCCTGCGGGGCTTCCGCCTGCGGGGCTTCCGCCCGCGGGCTCCCCGGCCCGGGGCCGTCCGGCAGCAGCGCGCGGGCGAACGAGGAGAGGGCGCCGCGGCCGGTGACGCCCAGCCAGGCCGCCTCCCGCACCGTCCAGCGCACCAGGTCGTCGCGGAGGGTGCCGCGTCCCGCGCCGGTGGTGGCGGGGACGGCGCTGCCGTCGCGCTCGGTGGGCACCCCGGCGGGCGTCACGGTGCGGGCCCGGCTGGCCCGGAGCGGGCGGTACCAGCCGACCACCTCGACCAACTGCTCGGCGGTCAGTGCCGCACCGGGGCCGGCCTGGGCCAGCAGGCCGAGGGTGAGCGCCCGGATCTCCGGGGCGGGCCCCCGGTCCAGGCCGGGGCCGAGCACGCCGAGCACCCGCCCGCGCCCGTCCCGGCCGCCCACCGGCCCGCTGCTGCGGGTCGCGGACAGCCAGGGCGTCACCAGCGCCGTCCACCGCCGCTCGGCGGGCAGCGCCAGCCAGGCGTCGTAGGCGGGGGTGGGCGCGTAGCTCTCGTCGTCCTCGCCGTCCGAGGCCACCAGCCCGGCGGCGTAGGCGACCTCCAGCCAGAACGCCGCCTCCGCCTCGGTGAGGTCCAGCGCGGCGGCGGTGCGCCGCAGGTCGCGGACGCCGAGTCCGCCGGCGCGCAGCACGGGCGGGCCGGCCGACGTCCAGTCCTCCAGCAGTTCCTCCACCACGCGCAGGGCGGCGAACGCCTGCCCGGCCGCGGCGGCGTCCACCGTCGCCGGATCGTGCCGGGTGGGCGGTGGCGTGGGCGGGGCCGGGTGCAGCTCCCGGTGGGCCCGGCCGCCGCGCAGGTGCAGGCCGACCTCCCGGGGCAGCACCACGGAGCGGCGGCCGAACGGGATCAGCAGGGCGTGGGCCAGCAGCCACTCCACCGGCGTGCCGGCCTGCTCCGCCGAGACCGGGCGGGTGGCGTCCTGGACGCTGCCCAGCGGCGGACCCCACACCAGGCGGGCCAGCACCCGCATGGCGCCCTCCGGAGCCTGCGCGATCAGCGCGCCGAGCCGGTCGCGGTCCCGGAACAGGTCGGTGATGGCGGCCACGGCGCTGACCGGGTCCGGGGTGGGCGGCAGGCCCAGGTCCGCCAGCATCTGCTGGAGCCGCGCCGGCGACATCCCGGCGGTGCACTCGGCCAGCGTGGGGCCGAGACCGGTCGGCGAGGCGGCCAGGGCGGGCGCCGCCGCGGGCTGCCCGGAGGCCGTCGGGGTGCCGGGGGAGGAGGGCAGCGGCGGCGGGGCGAGCATGTCCCGGACGGTCCGGATCAGGTGCAGCGCGTCCGGCGGCCCCCACAGCAGGGCCTGCGCGCGCAGCCGGCCCAGGGCGTCGGCCAGCGGGGCGTCCAGCTCGGCGGCGGTGGGGGCGGGCACGGCGGCGGGGCCGGTCGGGGCGCCGCCGGTCGTGGTGCCGCCGGCCGTGCCGGTTGCGCCGCCGGGCGTGCCGCCGGCCCCCTCGGGTGGGACGGCGGGGCGGGAGCCGTCGCCCACCAGCAGGTGCAGCAGCGTCTCGTGCGAGGTGCCGTCCGGGGCGACGGCCAGCGCCTCGGCGACCTCCAGGGTGAAGCGGTCCAGGCGCTCCAGGGCGCGGATCACGGAGGTGCGGGTGCTGGCGCGGGTGGCGAGCTGGGTGAGATCGGCGGGGATCGGCGAGAGCAGGTCCGGGCGCGCGCGGAGCACGGCGGCCAGGGCGTCGTCACCACGGGCGCGTAGGTCCTCGGCGAGGGTGCGCGGCGCCGGTCGCCGCAGGGGCTGCTCGGTTGGCCGGGTGGTCATTCCGTCCAGCCTAGAGCCTGTGGTGGGGTGCGCGGGATGGCGAGCGGAATCGACGCCCGTGCGTGCCCCGCGGGGCGGCGTTCCGGGCCGGGGCGGGGTGGGCGGGAGCGGCCCGTGCCGGTGGCCGTGCGGGTGCGGCGAATACCGGCGGATGGCCGGACGGTGCGGGAGCATGATGGTCTGTCGGCGCGGTGCCGGGCCTTGCTGGGGCGTGAGAGGAGCGGTGGAGATCGCGATGAGCGTCGAGGGCGACAAGCTGGTCTACGACTACCTCAGCCGGGTCGCCGACCTGGCCCGTGGCGAGCTGCCGCCCGACCGCCGCATCCGGCTGGTGGCGCGGCTGCGCGAGGAGATCGACGGCGCCCTCGGGCCGACCCCCAGCACCGGCGCGGTCCGGCGGGTGCTCGGCCGCCTCGGCGAACCGGAGGCGGTGGTGCGCCGGGAGGCGACCGGGGGCGGGGGAGCGGGAGCGGCCGAGGGGTTCGACCCGGCGCCGCTTCGTCCACAGCCTGTGGACAACGGTGGCGGTGGCGGAGGCGGCGAGCAGCCGTCGCCCCGCCGTAGGCCGGGCGGGCTCGGCGGGGCGCTGCGGCTGCCGCGCCAGTCGTCCGGGCCACGCGAGCGCGGCGCGGACGACGCCGGGGCCGCTCCGGCGGAGCCCGCCGACGCCCCCCGGCTACCGGCCCAGGCCGGCGAGCCGTCCGCCGGACCGTCGCCGTCGTTGCCCTTCGGGGAGGCCGGGCCTGAACCGGGCGGTGGCGCGCGCTGGGACTCGGTCACCTGGGCGGAGGCGCTCAAGGCCGGCAAACTGGGCCCG is a genomic window containing:
- a CDS encoding Uma2 family endonuclease codes for the protein MSAVEDHAGAWTIEDVLALEDDGKHRFELWGDALVMSPAAGFKHQRASRRLANLLEAAAEAAGAPVEVLEAVNVVLPSGMCVPDIAVVENAAAATDPVTVDAEAVWLVVEIVSPSPAGRRIDRMVKPLLYAEGVIPGYWRLELQPVPELVVAEWQDGRYVERLVAEPNRTTLIEKPFPVSVDPMDLVRPARG
- a CDS encoding DinB family protein, producing MATTSAAANTTPESTPVVLADERTQLLGILAEQRDTLLITVRGLDDERAARRTTVSELTLGGLIKHVARTEAFWVRLMRERDGLLLPGDLDEERMRLSDGETLDGMLAEYAAVAEATEAAVAALPDLDVAVPLPDFPWAPSDEPVYWSARRVLLHLLRETAHHCGHADIIRESLDGANTTMQMAG
- a CDS encoding response regulator produces the protein MTHDADAAAPDAAPARDATPITLLLVDDHPVVRDGLRGMFAASPGFSVLGEASSGPEAVALAERLDPDVVLMDLRMPGGGGVAAITELVRRGLRCRVLVLTTYDTDSDTLPAIEAGATGYLLKDAPRDELFTAVRATAAGRTVLSPAVASRLVSRVRAPGAAGPAEGRPLSSREFEVLALVARGTTNREIAAALFVSEATVKTHLTHLYAKLGVNDRAAAVAAAYQRGILG
- a CDS encoding sensor histidine kinase; the encoded protein is MTDASPVAPGWARFYRWGPYALLGVGAVISTAAVGTLMNREEAYAAAVLAVVALGWQVAWDRPLRTLPQASRPRTCYFVGRAVLALALSWANPFFCVYALMGYFDAGRQLPAPLRRYGLLSVAVTMSGAQSGVLGPPTGAFLQWALFGALFALQSCLAIVLDRFGDQEAEKAREQRVTIEALELANARLEQALAENEALQAQLLVQAREAGIADERRRLAAEIHDTLAQGLTGIIAQLQAAADSGDPSTARAHVERAAALARHSLGEARRSVHNLAPGPLEHHTLPEALRRAVARWSTTSAARPELTVTGTAEPLHEEIEAALLRIAEEALTNVAKHADAARVGVTLSYLDDQVTLDVRDDGRGFDPDGRPPRSTAGGFGLGGMRARAERVAGRLLIESEPGAGTAVSAHVPLVRHDA
- a CDS encoding ABC transporter permease; translation: MPVLTPTSVAVLRTEARLFLREPSTLFWVLAFPTLLLVALGLVPGFREADENIGGRRVIDLYAPTAVLIGLISAGLQTQPTVLTGYREKGILRRMRTTPARPADLLAAQIALHAVAVVLSTLLVLAVGRLAFGIALPEQPLGYAVALALAVLAVLAMGAVITAFSRTVRVASAVGMMVFFPAMFAAGVYVPIQVLPDPLLRVLELTPFGAATQALDQAATGGWPAWSLLAVLAVWAAGLTAVAARWFRWE
- a CDS encoding ABC transporter ATP-binding protein, producing the protein MSIVEVNELRKSYGGKAVVDGVTFAVEEGEIFGILGPNGAGKTTTVECVEGLRTADAGTVRVAGLDPARDRRELTRLLGVQLQESELQARLTVREALELYAALYPKPAAWRPLADRLGLGELLGKPFGKLSGGQKQRLFIALALIGNPRIVVFDELTTALDPRARRDTWEMVEDIRASGVTILLVTHFMAEAQRLCDRVAVIDRGRVVALDTPDGLISRSASPTVISLRPSEPLPDAELAALPGATSVAERDGRLTIHGTDETVNAVITLLARSRITARELRVVDTTLDDAFLGLTEQSGLTEQSDPAEQPEVPAP
- a CDS encoding protein-tyrosine phosphatase family protein, with the protein product MTAIWEPSARGVLRLPSGRLVRGRGLRHPLPDGPEPTFAVYLLGQEPPAVGWESRWLRWPDFWLPSDRAAAAETLREAWTRAGGERVEVACGGGFGRTGTALACLAVLDGVPNDQAVEYVRRNYARRAVETPWQRRYVARFR
- a CDS encoding helicase-associated domain-containing protein — translated: MTTRPTEQPLRRPAPRTLAEDLRARGDDALAAVLRARPDLLSPIPADLTQLATRASTRTSVIRALERLDRFTLEVAEALAVAPDGTSHETLLHLLVGDGSRPAVPPEGAGGTPGGATGTAGGTTTGGAPTGPAAVPAPTAAELDAPLADALGRLRAQALLWGPPDALHLIRTVRDMLAPPPLPSSPGTPTASGQPAAAPALAASPTGLGPTLAECTAGMSPARLQQMLADLGLPPTPDPVSAVAAITDLFRDRDRLGALIAQAPEGAMRVLARLVWGPPLGSVQDATRPVSAEQAGTPVEWLLAHALLIPFGRRSVVLPREVGLHLRGGRAHRELHPAPPTPPPTRHDPATVDAAAAGQAFAALRVVEELLEDWTSAGPPVLRAGGLGVRDLRRTAAALDLTEAEAAFWLEVAYAAGLVASDGEDDESYAPTPAYDAWLALPAERRWTALVTPWLSATRSSGPVGGRDGRGRVLGVLGPGLDRGPAPEIRALTLGLLAQAGPGAALTAEQLVEVVGWYRPLRASRARTVTPAGVPTERDGSAVPATTGAGRGTLRDDLVRWTVREAAWLGVTGRGALSSFARALLPDGPGPGSPRAEAPQAEAPQAEGPQAEGAGESTVLAELSRLVAEAAAGDAAEGGEGAENAAVARIADLAGAHERADTVRRAATAARLLAPLLPEPLDHVLLQADLTAIAPGPLRGDLAAAMALAADIESKGGATVYRFTPESVRRALDAGRTAAELRDFLAEHSRTPLPQPLAYLIDDVARRHGRLRVGAASAYLRCDDEALLAEIVTDRRALHLGLRRLAPTVLAAAAAPDVVLERLREMGYAPAAESDAGDVVINRPDRRRTPPRTPPAPVPDSPAPPDEVLLRAVVRAVRAGEGGSAQQRGAAAPALGGSGAGSGAGAGSRNGAARLRPGELPRGTPAETLAALQAAALGGEQVWIGYLDTEGGGGRRLIAPLRVAGGFVTAYDHQGDTVRTFALHRITGVADAEVDG